The nucleotide window CTCCCTAGGGAGACAAAGCCATCGAGCAGCACATAAACAGCATGGCACCAGAGATGACCAGCTCGCCTGGGTGTGCGTTTGATGGCTGTTACCCTGCGGGGCCCACCATCTGTATTCCGGGCCTCCCAAATCACAAAGCCACTTATCAGAGATCTGTTCTTCTCCCCTTCCTTAAAAGTAAGCAAAAACAAAGCCCCCCTATCCCCCAAGCACTAGAGAGATGGGATACTACCAGGAGGCTGGAAGCTGCATCACAAGaccctctcccagcctcctcaGAAGCCTTGGGAGGCCGCCCTTGGATTCTGTGCAGCACAGCAAAGAAGAGTTGGAAGTACAGATGCAGTTTAATAAACAGCAAGGCAAGTAGAAAGGAGCAGAACCCAGACAACTCTGAGTCCAAAGGGCCTGAGTAACCCAAGCTCTCAACACGAGCCCCAGTTCTAACTACTGTTTTCTGGGAGCATTATCAGACACACAGATCCCTGGAGATTTACAGAAAGAATGCCTCACCCATCGAGATCCTCGCTACCTGTGTAAACGTCTCTCTCTTCCCTGGAGAACCATGTTAAAAGAGACCAAGTCTCAAACCCATGGGATTCAGAGGCCCCACACTAGGGGCCTTTGCTCAGGTGGGTAGAGGCAGCTGCCAAAGGGACGTCCAAGCTGACAAGGAGCACAAAGGAGGTGCCTGAGAGCACAGGGTACCTGGGTGTCAGCTCTGCTGCTGACTTACTGTGCGCCCGCCAGGCACCTCATTCTCAAAACTGCCTCTGGGTCATCTCCCTGAAAACAGGTTAGACAACTAAGACCTAGGCCTTGCCCAATAGAGGTCACAGCCTGGGTGATGAGCTCGGGAATGGTGGCAGCCTGGCCCCAGAGCCCCTGCTCTTGCGGACCTCACACACAAGTCCTTAGGGCACTGGTTCCTGAGAAGCCCGGGACGTCAACCCTCGGCCTCGCTCTGCCTGTGGACAAATCTCGCGAGGACGATTCATACCTCGCTGTGACAGGACAGACCAACCAAGCACCTGTCACGAGAGGAAACGAAAGCAGCCAGTGTGGTCACCGCGGAAGGAGCCTCTGTGTGGTGGCCGCCGCCCCCCACCGGCCCGCGCCCCCGCCCGGCTCCTCCAAGCCTCGAGCCGCGGGAGGCTCTAAATCCGACGCCCTCCGCCTTCCGGGCGGGGTCTGCCCCTCGAAGCCTGTGCGTCGCCTCCTGGGACCCGAGGCCGCTCAGCCCGGCACCGTGCTCCGGGTCCTCCCCTCCCCGCAGCCGCACCCCCTGGGCTCCCGCCCCCGCCTCCCGGGCGGCGCCGTCCCGAGCGCCCGCACCGGCCTCGTGCGGCCAGGCAGAAACGGGGACACACGCAGCCACGCTCTGTCCCCGGCCGGCAGCCTGCGCTCACCGGGCCCGCAGatgccgccgccaccgccgccggcCCCGCCTCGCCGCCCGTCGCGCCCCGCCCAGCGCCGCCGCGCGCCGCGATGACGTTAACGCCCCCCATTGGCTGCCACCCCATGGCCCCGCGGATTGGCTGCCCCGGCCCGGCGGCCTCCGCGTCGCCCCGCCTCCAACCCCGCCGAGCGCCCCCAGTGGCTGGCGGCCGGCGTCGCCCTCCTGGCGGGAGATTCCTGGGGCGCCGGGCGCAGAGCGAGGCGACCATGGAGCGGCTGCGTGTTGTGTGGGAGCGGCTGCAGGCGTGGGAGTGCGCGTTTCGGCGGCGGAGCGGGCGGTTGCCGGGCCAGGTGCGGGCTGCCCGTGGGCGGGGAGCTGAGGGAGCGGCATCCGGCTGACGCGCTCCCTTTACAGGAGGACGTGGAAGCGGCGCCCGAGGAGACCCGCGGTGAGCGAGCGGGCGCGGGGCGGAGGGAGCGGCCGGGGACGCGGGCAGGGGGCGGGCGGCCTCCACCGCCACGCCCAGCCGAGCCCTGCCTCCTGAACACCGACCCCCCTCCGGCCCCGCCCTCAGCGCTCTACCGGGAGTACCGCACCCTGAAGGAGGCACTGGGTCAGGCCGGCGGTCTCGGGCCTCACGGCTCGGAGCAGTCGGTTCCCGCGGCGGCGGCCGAGGAGGTACCCGGGCTCGACATCCCAGCCTGTCGGTCAACTTCCTGTATGCCGGATCCAGGAGGAGTCGTGACCCAGGCTCTGTGGGGCGAAGAACTCAGGGGGCGGGCTGACAGGGTGGAGGAAGGACAGCCCCCGCCCCTAGGTCTCCGGGGCTGGAGACACTTCTGTCCCCCCGCTACGCCAGCCTTTCCGCGGCCTAGATCTCTACCGTCTCTTCCTGCAGATGCTGGAGCCCAGCTGCTGGGGGCCCCACCTGAATCGGGCTGCGACCCAGAGCCCCCATCCTCCATCCAGGCTCAGCTCTCAGGGATCTGTGCAGGACTACGGGAAGAGGCTTAAGGCCAATCTAAAGGGCAGTTTGCAGGTGAGGGTCGGGCAGGCAGTGCGTCCAGCCGGTGTCTAGAGCTACTCTTGGCCCAGGAGCAGGGTCAGCAGACACCCAACTCTGTTAAGTCTTTCACACGTAttcacgcgcacacacacaactCCAGCATTTCCCAGGGCGCAGCTctccaggagagctcagggtCAGCTTCTACTCTCGACTTCTTTTATGTCCCAGCCTTAAGTTTCTCACGTCGCCCAGCTGTTACAGGTGGGGCCTCCAGCAGGTTTCAGAGTTTGCAGCACCCCCAAGGGCCTGAGTTCCTGCTTGCTTATCTCTCCCTCCCAGGCCGGGCCAGCCCTGGGCCGAATACCTCGGCTTACACGAAGATCCTCCTCCAAGATGCCTTCCCCAGGGCCACCAGGCACAGGAGCTGCCACCATCTCTCCAGAAGAAGTCAGTGAGGTGCCCCCCCAGCCTCCCAGGCCCCAGCTGAGGCCAGGCCGGCCCCAGCAGCTGAGGGCATCCCTGAGCCTGCGGCTGGGCTCCCTAGACCTAGGCTGGCTGCAGCGGTGTCACAACGGGACCCCAGATTTTCTGGGGGTTCCCAGGGCCTGCCAGCCTTGCCTGGGTACAGAGGAGTCCCAGCTTCTTACTCCAGGTGTTGCATCTGTCCTCGGTCCCAGCGCTGGCCCTGAGGTGCCTTTACAGGGCCCAGAGGCGCCTTTACAGGGCCCAGAGGCTCCAACCCTCCCAGCAGCTGGTATCAGTGCAGGGAACTCCCAGCCTGGTACCCGTCAAGGCAAGAAGCGGAGATGGAGTGGGGAGCTGGAGGGAAGCCCTGCACAGACCCAGCAGGACAGTGACCGAGCAGGACCGCTGCCTGCGGGAGCTGGCGCTGCAGCGCCTGCAGAAGACTGTCCAGAGCAGCCTGTGCAGGCACAGCCCCCCAgcaagcccccagcccccaggtatCACTGCCCTAGCCCCCCAGCAGCGCTGCCCTCAGTCGCGCCATGGTGGGGAGGGCTGTGGGTGCAGTTGACCTGTGCGTCTCTTCTAGACTTGCTGTCCGCGACAGGGGGAACTATGTGCGGCTCAACATGAAGCAGAAACGCTACGCGCGGGGCCCGGCCTCAAGGGGCAGGCTCCTCCGCAAGCAGGTGGGAAGCTGGCGCCAGATGCTCCCGCTCACCTGCCTTGCTTCTTGCTCTGTGAGTCTCATTTGTGTCCCCACTAGGTATGGAAGCAGAAGtggcagaaaaaaagagagtgttTTGGGGGTGGTCAGCCCAGAACCACAGCCCAGGATTCCTGCTCCCCGTGTGGGCAGTTCAGTCACTGGGCATCCCAGTGCCCTCAGCCAGGTGAGGCCTCTGCCTTGGGGGGTGGCTTGGGCCAGCGCTGCTTGTAGGGGTTGTTGTGCTCTTTGGGGAGGCGGCTCTGGCTCAAGTAAAAGGCCCTCCTAACTCCTGCCCCTGGTCCAGAACTTACCTTGGCCCCTCAGAAGGAGGGTGGCAAGGATGAGGGTGGCACACAGACCCGGGCCACGTTCAAGGAAGTATCCCAGAGAATGGGCACTGCCTGCCGCCAACTCTCTGGTGAGCAAAGAGGTGGAGGAGAGGTTGTAGCAAGTGGCTTTCTTGCCAGAGTGACCCCAGACCAGTCCGGAGCTCCTGTCCTACCCTATCTTATCTGCTCTCGGCAGGTGAAGAACACACAGAGCCTGCAGGGCCTGAGCTGCTGGTGCCCACAGGGCAGTCTGTGCCCAAGGCTCCTTGTCTGCCTCCTGTGCCACCACTCTATCCGCCAGGGCCTTTGGGGCAGGTGGTAGGTGAGTAGACGCCTACCAGCTCCAGAGCCttgactggggggtgggggcgacTCGGGGCCATGCTGACTGATACCTGTGTCCACAGACACGCCAGCTGAGGTGTTTCAGGCCCTGGAGCAGCTGGGGCACCAAGCCTTCTACCCTTTGCAGGAGCGTGTGGTCATGCGGATCCTGTCTGGTGAGTGTGGCCGGCAGGGGGCGTGGTGGGACTGAGGCTGGGCCGCAGAGCTGTGCTCTTGACCCTCTGTAACACCCAGGCATGTCCACGCTGCTGGTGCTGCCCACAGGGGCTGGTAAGTCCCTGTGCTACCAGCTCCCTGCACTGCTCTACTTCCGGCGAAGCCCCTGCCTCACATTGGTCGTCTCTCCTCTCATGTCGCTCATGGACAACCAGGTTGGTGGACAGGGTCCTTGGGTAGGTGCAGAAGGCAAGAACTGGTACCCATGGCTCTGTTGACCCACTTGGGCTGCTGCTtcttgccccacccccacccccgagtGGCAAGTCGCAGGCCATTCTCAGCTCTGTCCATAAGCTGGCAGTGGCCCAAAGGCAGCAGGGACACAGCTGGCTAGACCCGGGCCCACCCACAAGAGGAGCAGCTCGGGGGCGGGGCATCCCCACTGGGACCTGTCTCCAGTGCTCCTGAGTCAAAGCCCACACGTGGCTCTGAACCCTTAGTCGTAGGACCCAGGGTCTGGGTTTTTCTCCCAGAGATcctgcaggggacacagcagtAGTTGTCAGGCCAAACCATTCTAAGAGGCACGTGGGGAAGGGCCAGGGCTGGTGGCCTGTGACAGGCTGTGCTCCTGTACCTGCAGGTTTCCGGCTTGCCCCCAGGCCTGAAGGCGGTCTGCATCCACTCGGGGATGACCCAGAAGCAGCGGGACTCTGCCCTGCAGAAGGTAAGGCGTCCTCGCAGGGCGAGACAGGCAGAGGCAGCAGGCAGATGCCTTGGCGGTGCTCCTGACCTTGCCATCATCCTCAGGTTCGGTCAGCCCAGGTGCAAGTGCTGATGCTGTCGCCAGAGGCGCTGGTTGGGGCGGGGGGCGCTGCCCTCCTCACTCAGCTGCCACTGGTTGCCTTTGCCTGCATCGATGAGGCCCACTGCCTCTCCCAGTGGTCCCACAACTTCCGGCCCTGCTACCTGCGTGTCTGCCAGGTAAGTTTTGGGGCgggggcggtgggggtggggtgctacGTGAGCAGACCAAGGAAGGTTGGGCGTCTCACCACTCCTCTCCACACAGGTGTTGCGGGAATGCATGGGTATTGGCTGCTTCCTGGGTCTCACAGCCACGGCCACGCGCAGCACTGCCCTTGACGTGGCCCGGCACCTGGGCGTGGCCGAAGAGTCTATCCTCAGGGGGCCGGGCACCATCCCTGCCAATCTGCACCTCTCTGTGTCTTCGGACAGGGACCCAGACCAGGTAAGCACGCACACGTGGGCCAAGCAGAGGCCCTGCCTTCCGACTGCTCGTGCTGACCCTTGTCCTCTCCAGGCTCTGGTGACGCTGCTGCAGAGTGATCGTTTCCGTGCCCTGGACTCTGTCATCGTCTACTGTAACAGACGAGAGGACACGGAGCGTGTCTCTGCCCTGCTGCGCACCTGCCTGCGTGAGGCCCGGGCCCCAGGATCCCGAGGTGAGGTGGAGGCAGGCCTGCACCCCACAGATGGGCCCCGGACACATGCCCCACCTGACCATCGTGGGTCTTCCCTGCAGGCCGAGCCCCGGAGGCTGTGGCTGAAGCCTACCATGCCGGCATGGGCGGCCGGGAGCGGCGGCGGGTGCAACGGGCCTTCATGGAGGGCCGGCTGCGGGTGGTGGTGGCCACGGTGGCCTTCGGGATGGGGCTGGACCGGCCAGACGTGCGGGCCGTGCTGCACCTGGGGTTGCCCCCGAGCTTTGAGAGCTACGTGCAGGCTGTGGGCCGGGCTGGGCGTGACGGGCTGCCTGCACACTGCCACGTCTTCCTCCGGCCCCAGGTGGGTACCCGTCCCACCACcgcgcccccagccccgccccccgctGCGGCCCCGCGTTCATGCTGCCCTGCTGCAGGGTGAGGATCTGTGGGAGCTGCGCAGACACGTTCACGCCAACGTCATCGACTTCCTCGCCGTGAAGAGGCTGGTGCAGCGCGTGTTCCCGCCCTGTGCTTGCACTCGGCAGCCCCCAGAGCAGCAGGGAGACGAGAGCGGGGAAAGGCACTCGGGCAGGGTCCTTGTGGCTACATCTCCCCAGGATGCTGACCATCCCGGCCTCGAGCACACAACCCGGTGCCCGGGCCACAAGCGGGCGCTCCCGGTGCAGCCAACCGTGCAAGCCCTGGATATGCCCGAGGAGGGTGAGGAGCAGGGAGCGTGagaggggggggtggggggacacccCAGCATCCCCGCATCTTCTGAGCCCTGCTCTGCCCCCAGCGATCGAGACTCTGCTGTGCTACCTTGAGCTGCACCCACAGCGTTGGCTGAAGCTGCTGGCGCCCACCTATGCCTGCTGCCACCTGCGCTGCCCCGGGGGCCCCACCCAGCTCCAGGCCCTGGCCCGCAGGTGAGCGTACATCCCACCCCTGGCTCAGAACAGGGACAGAGAACCAGGGCTGCCAGTCACATGTCCCTTCCCCTGGTACAGGTGTCCCCCCCTGGCTGTGTGTTTGGCCCGGCAGTGCCCCAAGAAGACAGGTGGGGGAAGCAGTTCTGTGGAGCTGGACGTGGTCGAGCTGGCAGACTCTATGGGCTGGGAGCTGGCCCCCATGCGGCGGGCTCTCCACCAGCTGCGGTGGGATCCAGGGCCTGGGACAGGTGCgcccgcccccagccctgcttGCCGCCTGTTTGCCGCCTTTCTGCCAGTTTCTGACACCCTATCTGGCAGGTGTGCCTCGGGGCACGGGGGTGCTGGTGGAGTTCAGGGAGCTGGCCTTCCACCTGCACAGCCCCGGAGACCTGACAGCCCAGGAGAAGGACCAGATCTGTGACTTCCTGCATGGCCGCGTGCAGGCCCGTGAGCGAGAAGCCCTGGCCCGTCTGCACCGCACCTTCCGGGCTTTTCACAGGTGCAGGAGAgggtgggcagggcctgggtcACCCCATCCTCCCCAAGGCGGGCCGCTCTGATAGGCTCTCGCCACCCCAGCGTGGCCTTCCCCAGCTGCGGGCCGTGTCTGGAGCAGCCCGATGAGGCACGCAGCGTCAGGCTCAAGGCCCTGCTCAGCCACTACTTCGAGGAAGAGTTAGAAGCACCGGGGGGCGTGGAGACCGAGGAGGACCCTGAGCCAGGACAGGCCAGGGTGAGTGTCGGGGCCTCCGGGGAGGCGGGGGGGGAGAGGAGTTACAGAGGGGACGCACCCCCAGCTGCAGGCACACACCTGCCTCCCGCCCCTCGCCGACCACTGCGGAGCAACGTGCCACGTGTCCCCACCGGCAGCTCCAGGACTGGGAGGACCAGATCCGCCGGGACATCCGCCACCTCCTGTCCTCGTGGCCAGAGCAGCGGTTCTCGGGCAGGGCCGTGGCCCGGGTCTTCCACGGCATCGGTGCGGAGCTAGGAGGCCCAGCCCTGAGcaaggtgggggctgggggcagaccTGGCCAGAGTCCTCAGAGCCGCGTCTCCTCCCACTGCAGGAAGCCCCTGCTATCCGGCCCAGGTGTACGGGCGGGACCAGCGCTTCTGGAGAAAGTACCTGCACCTGAGCTTCCATGCCCTCGTGCACCTGGCCACAGAGGAGATCCTGCTGTGGGGCTGCTGACCACCCTGCCGCGGAAGGACCCAGTTCCCCCACGTCACAGACACGGGCCTGAGCAGGGGCTGCGTGGCCACAGCATGGGGGGTGTCAGGTGCAGCAGGTCCTCAAGGCAAAGATGGGCACAGATATCAGTGGTCAGGACAGCGACCAACCACTCTGGACAAAGGCCACCATCAGTAGCGTGGGGGCAAGGAGGCCCCAAAGCGCAGAATAAAAGATGCTCGAGTCATTTTCAGGAACACTTCTTCCACCGCGGACAACCCCCAGCCTGAGGACAGCCTTGCATGTCACTCATCCCAGACACAGTCCAAAGGCACGCTCCACTTTATTGATAAGTCTGGCCACCCAGTTCAGGCCAGGGTGTTGGGTGCAAGGCCCAGGTACTGCATGGGTGCGGCCGAGAGAGCGAGGAAGACAAAGAAGCAGAGACGTGGCCCCAGGCTGTCAGCCAGGGCTCCAGCCAGCGTGCCCATCAGCAGCTTCCCCAGCAGCTCCAGAGTGGCCAGGAGACTGTAGTGTGTGGCctgcggggtgggggcgggggggatcaCTTCGGGACCTGCTTGGACTCCAGTCCTGCAGCCCCTGGTGTTGCAGCCACACCCCCTCACCTGCAGGGCACTTGGTGCCAGCTGGCTGCAGCGCATCATCAGGGTGAAGGTGGCGGTTGTGACCAGGCCCCCCAGGAAGTGCTGCAGACACAGACTCAGCAGGGCTGCCCCTGGGAGGGCTGAGGTCAGCAGGGCCCAGGACTCCAAGCTCCTCCCCCCTGTGGCCCACCCCTCACCTCTCAGGACTGCGCTgggggccaggctggccccagggCTGTCCAGGTGAAAGAGCAGGGCAGTCTGGCAGGCCAGGCCACCCAGACGGAACTGAAGCGCTGACTTCAACAGGGGCAGTGGCTgcctggggtggggtgatggggcaggtcagagggtgtggggaaggaaggggagagaggtgggTGGGGCAGGCTGAGGGGGGCTCACCGGCGCCtggccaggagggccccacccaGGGATGAGCCGGCAATGGAGCAGGCCACAGCGCCCACACCATTCCACAGCCCCAGCTCTGGGGTAGAGATGCCGCAGTCCAACAAGAGCAGTGGGAACAGGGCGCTGGTGCCCTGCTCACCTGTGGAGAGAGTCAGTAGGGGTGGCTGGCACACCTCCGCCTGGGCCTCAGTCatgctcccccagccctgcctttttCTGGGCCACAGATGCCAGGAGACAGCTGGGGCTGGGCTTCGACGACGCTCAGGGTCAGCGTGAAGCAGCTCAGAGAGGCTCAAGGGAGTGTGGCTGGAGCTGGACCTGCAGAGGGCCGGGCTGGGCTCCAGACTTCAGGTCAGACCCCAAAGAGGAAAGGCAGCCCTGCAGGTGAGTTCCGGGGCTCCTGTGGGCCCACCCCTGCTGTGCCTGACTCACCCAGCTTGTAGGTGAGCACGAAGCCCACTGTCCACAGGGTCCCAGGCACGGCCAGCAAGTCCTGCCCAAGGTGCAGGGTGTGTCGGGGGTGTTctgagggcagaggtgggggaaGCTGTCGCAGGGCTGGTGCCACCCAGGTCAAGGCAGCAGCCAACCAATAAGTGGCAGCCAGGAGCAGAAAGAGCAGGGGCCAGGAGAGGGTGGGCACCAAGGCCAGCAGCCCACCCCCAGCCAGCACCGCCCCCAGCTTGTACGCGACCACCTGCACAGTGTTGCCAGGTCCCAGCTCTGCGGGCTCCAGGAGCCGCACAGCCAGCATGTCCAGGGCCACATCCTGCACAGCTGCAGCCAGATTCAGCAGCAGAAGCAGCCCCGCCACCGTGACAGGCAGCCCGGCCTGACCAGCTGTGGCGGGAGGGTGGTATGCCAGCAGCCCACACACCAGGCCCAGAGCAGCTGTGCTGAGCGTCAGCCAGGCCCTTGGGGAGCCCCGAGTGTCCACCAGCGGGGCCCACACAAGCTTGAACAGCCACGGTGCGTACAGGGCCTTGGCCAGTCCCACGCGTGTCAGGGAGAGGCCGCGGGCCCGCAGCAGCACGGGCAGCAGCCCAGACTGCAGCCCATAGGGCAGGCCCTGCACCAGGTAAAGGCCGGCCAGCGGCAGCAGCTTCCCACGCATGGCGAGGAGGCGGGGCgctggggcgggggctggggcccAAGCTCTAGTGGCTGGGTCTGGGTTCAAGGCCGGCCGGGGCGGCATGAGAGGTTCCAGTCAGAGTGGGGGCAGGGTGCTTCCGAGGGGGGTCCGGTCCGGTCGGGATGGGGTCAGGGGTCACGGAGCGGCATGGCTCTGGGGCTGGGCCAGGGTTGGACAGGCTGGCGTCCGCACCCGCGCCCTTGGGTCCTGGGGGCGTCAGAACGCCGAAGAACTGCAGGACTCCTCCACGGCGGGGCTGGGGCAGCGCTCCGGCCCGGGCGGCGCAACCCGGAGACGCGGCGGCCATAGAGCACGCGGGCGGGCTAGAGCGCCGGCCGCCTTCTGGCGCCCCCGGTGGCCAGCTGTCCTCGAACGTCGGAAGCGGCCGAACCCGCGGCCCATTCAGGTCCCTCCCAGGGCTATCAGATCCGGTCCCCAGACCCTAACTCTCCGGAAGTGCTTCCTGGTGTCTCACCTGGAGCCTGGTGGCCGCAGGGTCCACTGGGCCCCCCACGGAGGACCCACTGTCTACTACCGCTTACTTCGGCTGCTGGACCCTCACCTCGCTGTGCTAGTGGTCTCAGCGCCCTCCCTAGGCCAGTGGCCGCAGAGCGTCGTGGAAGGCAGGAAGTTCGTGGGAAAGGCCTGAGCCCACATTCAGCCCAAGGAGGCACCCGGCTGCTGCCCGAAACGCCCTCTAGTGTCTAGCGACGAGGCCAGGAGAGCCAGTCCACGCCGGCCCCAGCCTGACCCCAGCTGGCCATGGAgagggcggggcagggcggggcggggcggggcggggtccaCCCGACGAGAAACCTGcgcctcccctgccctctcctgccCAGAGCCTTGCTGTGTGGGGCACCTGAGGCCCAGGGGAGATAGTGAAGCAGGGACTATGGTTAACAACCGCATCCAGAGTGGAGCTGGGGCCTTGGCCAACACTCTCCCTAAGCCCGTGGGTCGCTGAGGCCTGCCAACCCCTAGACCAACTTGCAGACACTTGAGCCAAGACATTCCATCAGCTGCTGAGGCCACGCGGAGTGAGCTTCCTTTCATTTCCACACATTTTGGGGGCCCAggtttccttatctatgaaatggggactACAGTGCCCACCAGAGAGGACCCTTTGTGCAGTGATCCacaacagtgtctggcatgcaCATCCTCGCGTGCCAGTGTCAACGACACAGGGCTGcccgccagcccccagcccaggtcCTTCAGCCCAGAGCTCCACAGGGCACCTCTTCCTCAGCATCTTCCGTGCTCTCTTCCCCCAAACTTGCCTTTGGGTGCCCCAGCTCAGGAGGGGGCCTCCCCTCTCACTGCTTCCCAGCCCAAGAACTGCATTTGCACGTGGAtgtcacacaccacacacaacatGGCAAAGCGAGACCAGTTTGCTCTTCCTCCCGTCCCTGCTCTTGGGCCAGCACCACCGCTCCTCCAGCTGTCCAAAGTGGCAGCACCACTGCCCGCGCCCACTTACAGGAACCAAGACTGCCCCTTTGAGTTCTCACGGTCACTCCGCTTCCCAGTGCTCACCCCATCCCGCCAAATCCATCCTGTAAGAAGGTCACCTCCcctggaagccctccctgaccactcCTCCCGGGCCCCCAGGCCTGCACAGAACCCCACACAGAAAGGCAGTCAGGAATGGACAAGGCGGCGGAGGCGCATACAGGTGTGCACACAGCCTCCAAGCAGCCAAGCCAACCCACTGCTTTATTAGGGGCCTgaaaagaggcaggggcccagccaCACAGGCAGCAGGAGCAAGTCCAGAGCGCtccagagaccccaggaccctGAGCACTGTCCGCCCGGGGTCCTCCCTGCCGGCCCAGCCTGGCCCCCAGCGGTGTCCTCAGGAGTACTCGCGGGTGAACTTGGCGTGGAACTGGCTCAGCGTTTCCAGCAAGGGCCGCAGCTTCTCCATGGGGGGCAGAATGGTCATCCTAAAAGGGGGAAGAAGGTAAGCGAATGGGGTTGGGGTCGCGGGGAGGGGCTGCGGGGCCCAGCCTCACCGGAAGTGGTAGGTGCCTTCCCGCTGCCCGAAGCCGCTGCCAGGCACCACGCAGATGCCGGTCTCCTCCAGGAGGCGCAGGCAAAAGAACATGTCGGGAGCCAGGCCCAGCTCCTGGGGGCGGGCGGGCGGAGGGGCGGGTCAGGGCGGGGCGTCCCAGGCCGCGcggtccccgccccgccccgcacgCCGCACGCCGCACGCCGGACCTGAGCGCGCTGCACCGCGCGAGGGGGCAGCTGCACGCGCGGGAAGGAGTACATGGCTCCCTGCACCGGATTGCAGCGGATGCCGGGAGTCTCGTTGAAGACCTGCTCCGTGAGCTTGGCCTTGGCCGCCAGCTCGGCCAGCACCGCCCGCTTCTCCTGCGGCCGTGGAGGGAGAGCCGGTCAGGCTGGGCCAGGGGCGCGGCGCCCTGACCC belongs to Balaenoptera ricei isolate mBalRic1 chromosome 17, mBalRic1.hap2, whole genome shotgun sequence and includes:
- the RECQL4 gene encoding ATP-dependent DNA helicase Q4 isoform X1; its protein translation is MERLRVVWERLQAWECAFRRRSGRLPGQEDVEAAPEETRALYREYRTLKEALGQAGGLGPHGSEQSVPAAAAEEMLEPSCWGPHLNRAATQSPHPPSRLSSQGSVQDYGKRLKANLKGSLQAGPALGRIPRLTRRSSSKMPSPGPPGTGAATISPEEVSEVPPQPPRPQLRPGRPQQLRASLSLRLGSLDLGWLQRCHNGTPDFLGVPRACQPCLGTEESQLLTPGVASVLGPSAGPEVPLQGPEAPLQGPEAPTLPAAGISAGNSQPGTRQGKKRRWSGELEGSPAQTQQDSDRAGPLPAGAGAAAPAEDCPEQPVQAQPPSKPPAPRLAVRDRGNYVRLNMKQKRYARGPASRGRLLRKQVWKQKWQKKRECFGGGQPRTTAQDSCSPCGQFSHWASQCPQPGEEHTEPAGPELLVPTGQSVPKAPCLPPVPPLYPPGPLGQVVDTPAEVFQALEQLGHQAFYPLQERVVMRILSGMSTLLVLPTGAGKSLCYQLPALLYFRRSPCLTLVVSPLMSLMDNQVSGLPPGLKAVCIHSGMTQKQRDSALQKVRSAQVQVLMLSPEALVGAGGAALLTQLPLVAFACIDEAHCLSQWSHNFRPCYLRVCQVLRECMGIGCFLGLTATATRSTALDVARHLGVAEESILRGPGTIPANLHLSVSSDRDPDQALVTLLQSDRFRALDSVIVYCNRREDTERVSALLRTCLREARAPGSRGRAPEAVAEAYHAGMGGRERRRVQRAFMEGRLRVVVATVAFGMGLDRPDVRAVLHLGLPPSFESYVQAVGRAGRDGLPAHCHVFLRPQGEDLWELRRHVHANVIDFLAVKRLVQRVFPPCACTRQPPEQQGDESGERHSGRVLVATSPQDADHPGLEHTTRCPGHKRALPVQPTVQALDMPEEAIETLLCYLELHPQRWLKLLAPTYACCHLRCPGGPTQLQALARRCPPLAVCLARQCPKKTGGGSSSVELDVVELADSMGWELAPMRRALHQLRWDPGPGTGVPRGTGVLVEFRELAFHLHSPGDLTAQEKDQICDFLHGRVQAREREALARLHRTFRAFHSVAFPSCGPCLEQPDEARSVRLKALLSHYFEEELEAPGGVETEEDPEPGQARLQDWEDQIRRDIRHLLSSWPEQRFSGRAVARVFHGIGSPCYPAQVYGRDQRFWRKYLHLSFHALVHLATEEILLWGC
- the RECQL4 gene encoding ATP-dependent DNA helicase Q4 isoform X2, which gives rise to MERLRVVWERLQAWECAFRRRSGRLPGQEDVEAAPEETRALYREYRTLKEALGQAGGLGPHGSEQSVPAAAAEEMLEPSCWGPHLNRAATQSPHPPSRLSSQGSVQDYGKRLKANLKGSLQAGPALGRIPRLTRRSSSKMPSPGPPGTGAATISPEEVSEVPPQPPRPQLRPGRPQQLRASLSLRLGSLDLGWLQRCHNGTPDFLGVPRACQPCLGTEESQLLTPGVASVLGPSAGPEVPLQGPEAPLQGPEAPTLPAAGISAGNSQPGTRQGKKRRWSGELEGSPAQTQQDSDRAGPLPAGAGAAAPAEDCPEQPVQAQPPSKPPAPRLAVRDRGNYVRLNMKQKRYARGPASRGRLLRKQVWKQKWQKKRECFGGGQPRTTAQDSCSPCGQFSHWASQCPQPELTLAPQKEGGKDEGGTQTRATFKEVSQRMGTACRQLSGEEHTEPAGPELLVPTGQSVPKAPCLPPVPPLYPPGPLGQVVDTPAEVFQALEQLGHQAFYPLQERVVMRILSGMSTLLVLPTGAGKSLCYQLPALLYFRRSPCLTLVVSPLMSLMDNQVSGLPPGLKAVCIHSGMTQKQRDSALQKVRSAQVQVLMLSPEALVGAGGAALLTQLPLVAFACIDEAHCLSQWSHNFRPCYLRVCQVLRECMGIGCFLGLTATATRSTALDVARHLGVAEESILRGPGTIPANLHLSVSSDRDPDQALVTLLQSDRFRALDSVIVYCNRREDTERVSALLRTCLREARAPGSRGRAPEAVAEAYHAGMGGRERRRVQRAFMEGRLRVVVATVAFGMGLDRPDVRAVLHLGLPPSFESYVQAVGRAGRDGLPAHCHVFLRPQGEDLWELRRHVHANVIDFLAVKRLVQRVFPPCACTRQPPEQQGDESGERHSGRVLVATSPQDADHPGLEHTTRCPGHKRALPVQPTVQALDMPEEAIETLLCYLELHPQRWLKLLAPTYACCHLRCPGGPTQLQALARRCPPLAVCLARQCPKKTGGGSSSVELDVVELADSMGWELAPMRRALHQLRWDPGPGTGVPRGTGVLVEFRELAFHLHSPGDLTAQEKDQICDFLHGRVQAREREALARLHRTFRAFHSVAFPSCGPCLEQPDEARSVRLKALLSHYFEEELEAPGGVETEEDPEPGQARLQDWEDQIRRDIRHLLSSWPEQRFSGRAVARVFHGIGSPCYPAQVYGRDQRFWRKYLHLSFHALVHLATEEILLWGC
- the RECQL4 gene encoding ATP-dependent DNA helicase Q4 isoform X3, yielding MEAEVAEKKRVFWGWSAQNHSPGFLLPVWAVQSLGIPVPSASEEHTEPAGPELLVPTGQSVPKAPCLPPVPPLYPPGPLGQVVDTPAEVFQALEQLGHQAFYPLQERVVMRILSGMSTLLVLPTGAGKSLCYQLPALLYFRRSPCLTLVVSPLMSLMDNQVSGLPPGLKAVCIHSGMTQKQRDSALQKVRSAQVQVLMLSPEALVGAGGAALLTQLPLVAFACIDEAHCLSQWSHNFRPCYLRVCQVLRECMGIGCFLGLTATATRSTALDVARHLGVAEESILRGPGTIPANLHLSVSSDRDPDQALVTLLQSDRFRALDSVIVYCNRREDTERVSALLRTCLREARAPGSRGRAPEAVAEAYHAGMGGRERRRVQRAFMEGRLRVVVATVAFGMGLDRPDVRAVLHLGLPPSFESYVQAVGRAGRDGLPAHCHVFLRPQGEDLWELRRHVHANVIDFLAVKRLVQRVFPPCACTRQPPEQQGDESGERHSGRVLVATSPQDADHPGLEHTTRCPGHKRALPVQPTVQALDMPEEAIETLLCYLELHPQRWLKLLAPTYACCHLRCPGGPTQLQALARRCPPLAVCLARQCPKKTGGGSSSVELDVVELADSMGWELAPMRRALHQLRWDPGPGTGVPRGTGVLVEFRELAFHLHSPGDLTAQEKDQICDFLHGRVQAREREALARLHRTFRAFHSVAFPSCGPCLEQPDEARSVRLKALLSHYFEEELEAPGGVETEEDPEPGQARLQDWEDQIRRDIRHLLSSWPEQRFSGRAVARVFHGIGSPCYPAQVYGRDQRFWRKYLHLSFHALVHLATEEILLWGC